The bacterium genomic sequence ATTGGAACAAGGTAAGAGAAAATAGGGGAAAGGGAAAGGCCGCTTTTCTTTTTTGTAAACAAAAAATTAAAGAACAGGAACTATCTATGAAGCTTGTTACTACTCATTATACCGTAGATGGCAAAAAAATCATTTTTTATTTCACGGCTGAAGAAAGGGTAGATTTTCGACAATTAGTCAAAGATTTGGTGCATCACCTTAAAATCAGGATTGAGTTACGGCAGATTGGTGTTCGGGATGAGGCTAAATTGTGTGGTGGATGTGGTTGGTGTGGTCGGGAATTATGTTGTGGAACTTTCTTAAAAGAATTTGATTCTGTTCAAATCAAAATGGCTAAAGAACAAAATCTTATCCTCACACCAGGTAAAATATCTGGTGTTTGTGGTAGATTAATGTGTTGTCTGGCTTATGAATATCCGATTTATGCTAAATTCCGTAAACAAGCACCAAGATGCGGAACAAAAGTAACTACGCCAAAAGGGATAGGAACTGTCCAGGGTATAGATGTTATGCGAGAACAAATTATTGTGAAATTAGAAGGAGATGCAGGCTCTCTATCTTTTCCCTTGAAAGAGGTACATTCTTTCTCATTGGTAAAGGGTGGTAAAGAATGAAATACTATGTTACTACTCCGCTTTATTATGTTAATGATTTACCACATATTGGTCATTCTTATACCAATGTTGCGGCAGATACATTAGCCAGATATAAGAGGTTACGAGGCGACGATGT encodes the following:
- a CDS encoding stage 0 sporulation family protein, with the protein product MIEVAGIKFQKDYKIYYYDINNLELKHGDYCIVEIDRGIDLAKVTQMPKIIEKAKGSKPLPKVIRLATREDWNKVRENRGKGKAAFLFCKQKIKEQELSMKLVTTHYTVDGKKIIFYFTAEERVDFRQLVKDLVHHLKIRIELRQIGVRDEAKLCGGCGWCGRELCCGTFLKEFDSVQIKMAKEQNLILTPGKISGVCGRLMCCLAYEYPIYAKFRKQAPRCGTKVTTPKGIGTVQGIDVMREQIIVKLEGDAGSLSFPLKEVHSFSLVKGGKE